A stretch of the Streptococcus himalayensis genome encodes the following:
- a CDS encoding ABC transporter substrate-binding protein/permease, whose product MKKLFLSILAFLMLGLGLTNIAHADDYLRIGMEAAYAPFNWTQDDDSNGAVKIEGTNQYANGYDVQIAKQIAKELGKEPLVVKTSWNGLIPALTSGKLDMIIAGMSPTAERKKEIAFSNSYYTSEPVVLVRKDGAFATAKTLDDFKGAKITSQQGVYLYTLISQLSGAKQETAMGDFAQMRQALESGVIDGYISERPEALTAEAANAAFKMIQFQKGFEAGEEDASIAVGMRKDDNRIAQVNTAIARITSDKQVALMDEMITKQPVDTENEGEKPSFFAQVAKILQENWPQFLRGTGTTLLISITGTIVGLIIGLLIGVYRTAPISSNKALAFLQKLFAWFLNVYIEIFRGTPMIVQSMVIYYGSAQAFGISIDRTLAAIFIVSINTGAYMSEIVRGGIFAVDKGQFEAATALGMTHNQTMRKIVLPQVIRNILPATGNEFVINIKDTSVLNVISVVELYFSGNTIATQTYQYFQTFTIIAVIYFILTFTITRILRYVERRLDTDTYTTGANQMQIGEMKA is encoded by the coding sequence ATGAAGAAATTATTCTTATCCATATTGGCATTTCTCATGCTCGGTCTGGGATTGACCAATATCGCCCACGCAGATGACTATCTGCGCATTGGGATGGAGGCAGCCTACGCTCCCTTTAACTGGACGCAAGACGATGACTCCAATGGTGCTGTAAAAATCGAGGGCACCAATCAATACGCTAATGGCTACGATGTCCAAATCGCCAAGCAAATCGCAAAAGAATTGGGGAAAGAGCCTTTAGTCGTTAAAACCTCTTGGAACGGGTTAATCCCCGCCCTCACCTCCGGAAAACTCGACATGATTATCGCTGGAATGAGCCCAACAGCTGAACGCAAAAAGGAAATCGCCTTTTCAAACAGCTACTATACCAGCGAGCCTGTCGTTTTGGTCCGCAAGGACGGTGCTTTTGCCACTGCAAAGACCTTGGATGATTTTAAAGGGGCAAAAATTACCTCACAACAAGGGGTTTACCTCTACACTCTCATCTCTCAACTTTCTGGAGCTAAGCAAGAAACAGCCATGGGAGACTTTGCTCAAATGCGTCAAGCCCTTGAATCAGGTGTCATTGATGGCTATATCTCAGAACGCCCAGAAGCGTTGACAGCTGAAGCTGCCAACGCTGCCTTTAAAATGATTCAATTCCAAAAAGGCTTCGAAGCTGGTGAAGAAGACGCCTCCATCGCTGTTGGTATGCGAAAGGACGACAACCGCATCGCGCAGGTCAATACAGCTATTGCTCGCATTACCTCAGATAAACAAGTGGCATTGATGGATGAGATGATTACCAAGCAGCCTGTCGATACAGAAAACGAAGGGGAAAAACCATCTTTCTTTGCCCAAGTTGCAAAAATCCTTCAAGAAAACTGGCCACAATTCCTACGTGGAACAGGCACTACCCTGCTCATCTCCATTACAGGGACCATCGTGGGTCTCATCATCGGTCTTTTAATCGGTGTCTATCGGACAGCTCCCATCTCTAGCAATAAGGCACTTGCTTTCTTGCAAAAACTCTTTGCCTGGTTCCTCAATGTCTACATTGAAATTTTCCGTGGCACTCCAATGATTGTTCAATCTATGGTTATCTATTACGGTTCTGCCCAAGCTTTTGGCATTTCTATCGACCGTACTCTGGCAGCAATCTTCATCGTATCCATCAATACTGGTGCTTACATGAGTGAAATTGTCCGCGGGGGAATCTTCGCTGTTGATAAGGGACAATTTGAAGCCGCAACAGCTCTTGGAATGACACATAACCAAACCATGCGCAAGATTGTCTTGCCACAAGTTATCCGCAATATCCTTCCAGCAACTGGGAATGAATTTGTCATCAACATCAAGGATACCTCTGTATTGAACGTGATTTCCGTGGTTGAACTCTATTTCTCAGGAAATACCATCGCCACTCAAACCTACCAATACTTCCAAACCTTTACCATTATCGCTGTCATTTACTTCATTTTGACCTTTACAATTACACGAATTCTCCGTTATGTAGAGCGTCGTTTAGATACTGACACCTATACAACAGGAGCTAATCAAATGCAGATAGGGGAGATGAAAGCATGA
- a CDS encoding amino acid ABC transporter ATP-binding protein has translation MSQTILEIKHLKKSYGQNEVLKDISLTVHQGEVISIIGSSGSGKSTFLRSINLLETPTAGEILYHGENVLEKDYDLTRYREKLGMVFQSFNLFENLNVLENTIVAQTTVLKRERGEAETIAKENLNKVGMGEQYWQAKPKQLSGGQKQRVAIARALSMNPDAILFDEPTSALDPEMVGEVLKIMKELAQEGLTMIVVTHEMEFARDVSSRVIFMDKGIIAEEGNPEQIFTNPKEERTKEFLQRYLR, from the coding sequence ATGAGCCAAACCATTTTAGAAATCAAACACCTCAAGAAATCCTATGGCCAAAACGAGGTCCTCAAGGATATTTCCCTAACCGTTCACCAAGGGGAAGTCATCTCCATTATCGGGAGTTCTGGAAGCGGGAAATCAACCTTCCTTCGCTCCATTAACCTGCTGGAGACACCGACAGCAGGAGAAATCCTCTATCACGGAGAAAACGTCTTGGAAAAAGACTACGACCTGACGAGATACCGTGAAAAATTAGGAATGGTGTTCCAATCCTTCAATCTCTTTGAAAATCTCAATGTCTTGGAAAATACCATTGTTGCACAAACAACCGTGCTAAAGAGAGAGCGTGGAGAAGCTGAAACAATTGCCAAAGAAAATCTCAACAAGGTGGGTATGGGTGAGCAATACTGGCAGGCCAAACCCAAACAACTATCTGGCGGACAAAAGCAACGGGTCGCTATCGCACGTGCCCTCTCCATGAATCCAGACGCCATTCTCTTTGACGAACCCACCTCAGCCCTTGACCCTGAAATGGTCGGCGAGGTGTTGAAAATCATGAAAGAACTAGCCCAAGAAGGACTCACTATGATTGTTGTAACCCATGAAATGGAATTTGCACGTGACGTCTCTAGCCGCGTTATCTTCATGGATAAGGGCATTATCGCAGAAGAAGGAAATCCTGAACAGATCTTTACAAATCCCAAAGAAGAACGAACCAAAGAATTCCTTCAACGCTACTTACGCTAG